From the genome of Acidimicrobiales bacterium:
CCATGGCCTCGAAGCCGGGTCCGATGGTCAGCGGGGCGTCGAACATTAGGTCAGCCACAATGGCCAGGCCGGCCAGGGAGGCACCGCCGATCAGTACACGGGCCACAAAGTGATCGGTTCTGGCCTGGGTCTTGGCCCATCGGACCAGCCAGGCCATGGCTCGCCCACCCAAGCCGGCCAGGATGCCCAGAAGCAGGGCGCCGAAGACGTCAGCCACCTCCACGGCAGTGAACAGCGATGCCAGGTCGGCTGCGTCGAACCACACCACTTTGTCGTCCGAAGCCAAGGACAGTTGCTTGACGTTCAGTCCGATCCGGTTCTCCGGGTCGTTCAGGAATGGGATGACGGCCTCGTGTCCGATCAGATTGATGTAGGTCACGTAGCTGGTGGCCGAGGCCAACAGGGAGGGGAGGAGGGCTCTACGGTTGACGTCGTCGCGGTACGGGGCCTCGAGGGCGAAGAGGACGCCGGTGGCCGGGGCCTTGAACACGGCAGCCACGCCGGCTGCCGCACCGGCCGTGAGCAGGATTCGGATGTCCTCACGTCGGAGCCAGCGGCGGAAGCGGTCTCGCATAGCCAGACCTACGGTGGACCCGGCGTAGATTGAGGGACCCTCCAGACCCAGGGACCCGCCCAGTCCGATGGTGGCCAGGCCAGCTACCAACTTCACTGGCAGGTCCCGTAGGGGAAGCCGGGGGTTTCGATCGTGGAACGCTCGGTTGAATTCGTCCGACGTGGCCGCGGACAGGCCACGGCCCAGGTACCGGAGGACTGCCGTAGCGAGGATGAGACCCACGGCGGGGGCCAAGGCCACCTGCCATAACGGCCGCTTCAGTACCGCGTCCAAAAGCACGGAAGCCGAGAGATACTCAAAGCCGGCAATCACCACAGCCACCAAGGCTCCGGTGACTATCGAAAGAACTAGAACCGGCGTATCCCCGCGGGTGGCGATGCTCCGGAGCCGATTCACGGGGTTCTTCCTACACCCTGGATCGTTGGGATCCTCCGACGGGTCGGCACCGGGACAACCACCGAGGTCAGGCAGACTGTGCTGATGCGTCTCTCGCCGCGATCCCGTGCCGACCCCCTGGTTGACGAGTTGGTGAAAGCGTTGGACGTCGGACGAGTCAAGGCTGGGTCGGTGGCCCGCCACCTCTACAGTTCGGATAGTTCCGTCCTCCAGGGTGGGCGGGCCGGAGTCGTCTGCTTTCCGGAGAACACAGCCGAGGTTTCGGCCTGCATCCATGCGGCACGTCGGCACGGACGGGACTTCGTACCCCGGGGGGCGGGTACCGGTCTTGCGGGGGGTGCGGTCCCGTGTGACGACCCGGTGGTCATCGTGACGACGCGGATGGACCGGATTCTGGACGTAGATGTCGACAGGCGGACGGCTTGGGTAGAACCCGGTGTGGTGAATCTGGACCTCAGTCGGCACCTGGCCGGTACAGGTCTCCACTTCGCTCCGGACCCCTCCAGCCAGCAGGCCAGCACGATCGGCGGCAACGTGGCCACCAACTCAGGAGGCCCCCACTGTCTTCTGTATGGGGTGACCAGCGCCCACGTTCAAGCCGTGGAAATTGTCCTGTCTGACGGGGAGGTTGTGGTGCTTGGCGAGGAGCAGGGGGACGCCGCGGGGTACGACCTTCGGGGCGCCTTCATCGGAGGTGAGGGAACACTGGGGATCGCCACTCGGATCTGCGTCCGGCTCACCCAAGATCCGCCGTTAGTGGCCACCTTGTTGTTGGACTTCCTCACCATCGAAGAAGCGGCTGAGACGGTGAGTGCCATCATCGCCGCTGGGATCCTGCCCGCTGCTCTGGAGTTGATGGACCAGCAGGTGGTAGCCGCCGTGGAACCGTTCGCCCACGC
Proteins encoded in this window:
- a CDS encoding chloride channel protein, translated to MNRLRSIATRGDTPVLVLSIVTGALVAVVIAGFEYLSASVLLDAVLKRPLWQVALAPAVGLILATAVLRYLGRGLSAATSDEFNRAFHDRNPRLPLRDLPVKLVAGLATIGLGGSLGLEGPSIYAGSTVGLAMRDRFRRWLRREDIRILLTAGAAAGVAAVFKAPATGVLFALEAPYRDDVNRRALLPSLLASATSYVTYINLIGHEAVIPFLNDPENRIGLNVKQLSLASDDKVVWFDAADLASLFTAVEVADVFGALLLGILAGLGGRAMAWLVRWAKTQARTDHFVARVLIGGASLAGLAIVADLMFDAPLTIGPGFEAMAWVVHPANGLGLIALLFGLRIAATIVTLAAGGVGGLFIPLAVQGVILGQFTGQLLNSDRPGLYPTLGLAAFLGAGYRAPISAVMFVAESTGGSFVVPALVAAAVSQLVAGKSSVAEHQHSVRLGHLERRFTLPVTSALDTDVLTVPPDATVAEFMYLHVLGRRERSVAVVDGTAYLGMISLSEVSALERSTWDDTEVGTLLSPDPLAARPTWTLRDAVAAMEQSDVDVLAVTDAEGRFIGTLSADDILKLDEILDETGG
- a CDS encoding FAD-binding protein, coding for MRLSPRSRADPLVDELVKALDVGRVKAGSVARHLYSSDSSVLQGGRAGVVCFPENTAEVSACIHAARRHGRDFVPRGAGTGLAGGAVPCDDPVVIVTTRMDRILDVDVDRRTAWVEPGVVNLDLSRHLAGTGLHFAPDPSSQQASTIGGNVATNSGGPHCLLYGVTSAHVQAVEIVLSDGEVVVLGEEQGDAAGYDLRGAFIGGEGTLGIATRICVRLTQDPPLVATLLLDFLTIEEAAETVSAIIAAGILPAALELMDQQVVAAVEPFAHAGYPMDAAAVLIVELDGLPAGIDDQVRRIDDLARSHGAREVRRAADADERERIWKGRKSAFGAIANLKPDYYLNDTVIPRSRLAEVLAGIQEAVDRHDLLIMNVFHAGDGNLHPLIVYDARNAEETARVLEVGEEIVRLAIDAGGVLSGEHGIGLEKRRFMGLQFSPEDLEAQGRLRRAFDPDGIANPAKVLPSGASCGHVTSLGRIPEGTWV